From a region of the Neobacillus niacini genome:
- a CDS encoding TerC family protein — translation MELSLLLEYGWVLLILILLEGLLSADNALVLAIMAKHLPEAQQKKAINIGLMLAFIFRIGAIFIISFLFHVWWIQAIGAAYLIFIALKHLLKKDHGGKEKVGKSYRATVAQIALADIAFAVDSILAAVALVIALPGTPMGEIGGMDGAQFIVILIGAIAGLIVIRFAAGFFVKVLTERPSLETAAMLLVGWVGVKLLMHTLAHPALHIIPHDFVEGPIWNTIFWSVMLLIALGGWFLSGKKTEQST, via the coding sequence ATGGAACTTTCTTTGTTATTAGAGTATGGATGGGTTTTACTTATTTTGATTTTGTTAGAAGGCTTATTATCTGCGGATAATGCTTTGGTCTTAGCGATCATGGCAAAGCATTTGCCTGAAGCTCAGCAGAAAAAGGCGATAAATATCGGGCTGATGCTAGCCTTCATATTTAGGATTGGTGCTATCTTTATCATTTCGTTTTTGTTTCATGTTTGGTGGATTCAAGCAATCGGGGCTGCGTATTTAATTTTCATTGCATTAAAACATTTGCTTAAAAAGGATCATGGCGGTAAAGAGAAAGTTGGAAAAAGCTACCGAGCTACTGTAGCTCAAATCGCATTAGCTGATATTGCCTTTGCTGTTGATTCGATTTTAGCTGCAGTCGCTCTTGTTATTGCATTGCCAGGTACGCCAATGGGCGAAATCGGCGGAATGGATGGCGCGCAATTTATTGTCATATTAATCGGTGCAATAGCTGGATTAATCGTGATTCGGTTTGCAGCAGGGTTCTTTGTTAAAGTCCTGACAGAACGCCCTAGCCTTGAAACAGCGGCGATGTTACTAGTTGGCTGGGTCGGCGTAAAGTTGTTAATGCATACTCTTGCACATCCAGCTTTACACATAATTCCTCATGATTTTGTAGAAGGACCAATTTGGAATACCATCTTTTGGTCCGTTATGCTACTAATTGCTTTAGGCGGCTGGTTCTTATCAGGTAAAAAAACAGAACAGTCCACATAA
- the vanY gene encoding VanY-A/VanY-F/VanY-M family D-Ala-D-Ala carboxypeptidase — translation MKKWGFLLLVVVSMGITVVNRLDLFNDKVEIKHFVPDYKFDESETSKSTQLVEIGKELVYQGNLLLVNNEYPVHKESIKSDVVNLFEHGGLTEGYGLLDSEIYLSEKVAYAFSEMIDAAGEEGVRHFSINSGFRDFEEQNALYQQMGSSLALPAGHSEHNLGLSLDVGSTQMKMSEAPEGKWIEKNAWKYGFILRYPKDKTHVTGIQYEPWHIRYVGLPHSAIIQEKNFALEEYINYLREEKNLTATVNGEEYKVTYYPIEASSAIKVPKNSTYEISGNNIDGVIVTELKS, via the coding sequence ATGAAAAAGTGGGGATTTTTATTGTTAGTTGTCGTAAGCATGGGAATTACAGTAGTGAATAGGTTAGATCTATTTAATGATAAAGTAGAGATTAAACATTTTGTGCCTGATTATAAATTTGATGAAAGTGAAACTTCTAAAAGTACTCAATTGGTAGAGATAGGAAAGGAACTCGTTTATCAAGGAAATTTACTTCTGGTAAACAATGAGTATCCTGTTCACAAAGAGAGTATTAAATCAGATGTCGTGAATTTATTTGAGCACGGTGGTCTAACTGAGGGATATGGGCTTTTAGATAGTGAGATTTATTTGTCTGAAAAAGTTGCCTATGCGTTTTCTGAAATGATAGATGCTGCAGGTGAAGAAGGAGTTCGTCATTTTTCGATTAATAGTGGCTTTCGTGACTTTGAAGAGCAGAATGCACTTTATCAGCAAATGGGTTCCAGCTTAGCTTTGCCTGCAGGTCATAGTGAACACAATCTAGGGTTATCACTGGATGTAGGTTCGACTCAAATGAAAATGAGTGAGGCTCCTGAAGGCAAGTGGATTGAGAAAAATGCCTGGAAATACGGATTTATTTTACGCTATCCAAAGGATAAAACGCATGTTACTGGAATTCAATACGAACCATGGCATATCCGCTATGTGGGTTTGCCCCACAGTGCCATCATCCAGGAAAAGAACTTCGCTTTGGAAGAATATATTAATTATCTAAGAGAAGAAAAGAACTTGACGGCTACCGTTAATGGGGAAGAATATAAAGTTACTTATTATCCCATTGAAGCAAGTAGTGCAATAAAAGTACCAAAGAATAGCACATATGAGATCTCAGGTAATAATATTGATGGCGTTATTGTAACTGAATTGAAATCGTAA
- a CDS encoding VOC family protein translates to MNFSFDHLVWFHHNPEKAIQPLSEKGVHVAHGGRHDTWGTYNTLSYFGLSYIEFLGIEVLTIAEQHEENRLITQIVEQLAKENREGPAKIAIRTNHIHKLAIKLKQDGHTVYGPLPGQRVTANGEVIQWTLLFIEEHPNQLSLPFFIQWDNSDKERLSAIKEQGLLGRHSDENSKLECVGFVVRDLEDTIRTWGDLLNLTPSEEFWDEDLQARCQKLELPGTHLLFCTPDREGPAEKVLHERGETPFLVNISQANQNSLFELLNGYWRFQ, encoded by the coding sequence ATGAATTTTTCATTTGATCATTTAGTTTGGTTCCATCATAATCCTGAAAAAGCAATACAACCTCTTTCAGAAAAAGGAGTCCATGTTGCCCACGGCGGCCGTCATGACACATGGGGAACCTACAATACACTTAGTTATTTTGGTTTAAGCTATATAGAATTTTTGGGGATCGAAGTGTTAACCATCGCAGAACAACACGAGGAAAATCGATTAATTACCCAAATTGTGGAGCAACTTGCTAAAGAAAATCGGGAAGGGCCTGCTAAAATAGCGATTCGAACTAATCATATTCACAAATTAGCTATAAAGCTGAAACAAGACGGTCATACCGTTTATGGTCCACTTCCTGGGCAACGTGTAACTGCAAATGGGGAAGTAATACAGTGGACCCTGCTGTTTATCGAGGAGCATCCTAATCAGCTATCACTTCCATTTTTCATCCAATGGGATAATAGTGATAAGGAAAGATTATCTGCAATAAAGGAACAAGGATTGTTAGGGAGGCATAGTGACGAAAATTCAAAATTAGAATGTGTCGGCTTTGTTGTCAGGGACTTAGAAGACACAATTAGAACGTGGGGAGATTTATTAAATCTAACACCGAGTGAGGAGTTTTGGGATGAAGACTTACAGGCAAGATGTCAAAAATTAGAATTGCCTGGAACCCATTTATTATTCTGCACACCCGATCGAGAAGGACCAGCAGAAAAGGTCTTACATGAGAGAGGAGAAACTCCTTTTTTAGTGAACATAAGCCAAGCTAATCAAAACAGCTTATTTGAATTGTTGAATGGCTATTGGCGGTTTCAATAG